The genomic region CCGGTCACAGAAATCACCTTTCCATTATCGAGTCTGACCGGAAAATTCACGGTTAATTCGCGTTCAGGCAACCGGATGTGGTTCCGGTAATTGTCATCAAGATTGATCAGATCAGCCGCCTGGTCAAAGTTCCGCAGAGCACTTTCAAACGGGTTTATCACGGTACGGGTTTCCATAGTCTTTCCTTTCGGCAGGTTAAATTAATACGGCGTAAACGTACCAAAAAACCCACACCCTGACAACAGACCCAGAACCCGAAAATCATCTCTAATTATCTTTTAATGACATTTTCTTGACTTTACTTTTTTAATAAAAACATTAAGCATTTACAATATGATGGGGGGGGTTTATTCACAATGCAATCAAATCACCCCGGACCAGATAGTCCGGGATTAATTTGTAAGGTGAAAGAAAGGAAAATTGGTGTATAAAGTGGTTTCGGTCGCAGAAAAAATTTGGTATGAACGACCGGTATTGCGGTCAGTCGCGGATGATGGATGACCAGGTACCACCCGTCATCACGTCCTTTACACCCTCACCCGACAGAAAATCATGAGGAAAACCGAGGGGAATCTGACTGACCTGATTCAGAGCAGTCATGTCCTCATCATCCAGAGAAACCGACAGGCAACCCAATGCATCTGAAAGCTGGTCAGGGCGACGGGCCCCCACGATGGGAATGGATTTTTTCACTTGTTGTCTGATCCAGGCCAGCGCAACCTGAGCCGGGGTTACGTTCCATTTTTCAGCCACGGAAAGCACCTGTCTTGCAATGGTCTGATTCCGTTCATTCAGCCGTTCGCTGGTTGGTGCGAGACGACCCGGCTTTTCCTCACCCTTAAGGTATTTTCCAGTTAAGGCACCACCGGCCAACGGGGCCCAGGGTGTCAGGGTCATTCCGAAGCCAGCGGCCATCGGGATGAGCTCTCTTTCGGGTGTTCTCTGTATCAGGCTGTACTCGACCTGAAGCGCCGCAAAGGAAGTCCAGCCCTTTAATTCTGCCAGCACATTTGACCTGGCCACCACCCAGGCGGGTGTATCAGAAATACCCAGATAATGGACTTTCCCTGACCGGATCAGATCATCCAGAGCTCGCATGATTTCCTGTTCAGGGGTTGTTGAATCCCAGGCGTGGACCCACAACAGATCAATAAAGTCGGTTTTCAGTCGTTTCAGACTTCCCTCGACCGACCGGATCAGGTTTTTTCGGTGGTTTCCCGAGAAATTCGGATCGCCTTTGCGGTCATAGAGTGTGTATTTGGTCGCCAGGACAAAATGATCACGGTCGGAT from Bacteroidota bacterium harbors:
- a CDS encoding aldo/keto reductase, yielding MKYQLLGKTGCRVSELALGTMTFGTEWGWGADEITSRSIFEVYAQAGGNFIDTANRYTEGTSERLVGDFIASDRDHFVLATKYTLYDRKGDPNFSGNHRKNLIRSVEGSLKRLKTDFIDLLWVHAWDSTTPEQEIMRALDDLIRSGKVHYLGISDTPAWVVARSNVLAELKGWTSFAALQVEYSLIQRTPERELIPMAAGFGMTLTPWAPLAGGALTGKYLKGEEKPGRLAPTSERLNERNQTIARQVLSVAEKWNVTPAQVALAWIRQQVKKSIPIVGARRPDQLSDALGCLSVSLDDEDMTALNQVSQIPLGFPHDFLSGEGVKDVMTGGTWSSIIRD